A region from the Manihot esculenta cultivar AM560-2 chromosome 13, M.esculenta_v8, whole genome shotgun sequence genome encodes:
- the LOC110630586 gene encoding short-chain dehydrogenase PC-15: MDGIKIVLVTGCAKGGIGYEYCKAFSEQNCHVIASDIPQRIDDMLDLKISKNIETLSLDVSSDESVSSAVNAIISKYGRIDILVNNAGVGSTGPLAELSLDTIRKAWEINTLGQLRMVQKVVPYMASQGSGCIVNIGSVVGMVPTPWAGSYCASKAAVHAMANTLRVELRPFGINVVLVVPGAIRSNFGRANSETLANHDWKLYKDYKEAIAERARASQAAKAMDASVFARHVATKVLSPKPPKQIIFGHMTGW; encoded by the exons ATGGATGGCATTAAAATTGTGCTAGTCACTGGCTGTGCTAAAGGTGGCATTGGCTATGAATACTGCAAGGCATTTTCCGAGCAAAACTGCCATGTAATTGCTTCCGACATCCCCCAACGCATAGACGACATGTTAGACCTCAAAATATCCAAGAACATTGAGACACTGAGCCTCGATGTTTCGTCCGACGAAAGCGTCTCATCGGCGGTGAACGCTATTATATCCAAGTACGGTCGGATAGACATATTAGTCAACAATGCCGGCGTAGGAAGTACAGGCCCTTTGGCAGAGCTTTCGCTAGACACAATCAGGAAAGCTTGGGAAATTAACACATTAGGGCAATTAAGGATGGTTCAAAAGGTCGTGCCCTACATGGCAAGTCAGGGCAGTGGATGCATAGTAAATATAGGGAGCGTCGTCGGGATGGTCCCTACCCCGTGGGCAGGGTCTTACTGCGCCAGTAAAGCGGCAGTGCATGCCATGGCTAATACTCTGAGAGTGGAGCTTAGACCTTTCGGAATCAATGTGGTGCTAGTGGTTCCTGGTGCCATAAGATCAAATTTCGGCAGGGCTAACTCAGAGACACTGGCAAATCACGATTGGAAACTCTACAAGGATTACAAGGAAGCTATTGCTGAGAGAGCTAGGGCTTCTCAAGCTGCCAAAGCAATGGATGCTAGTGTTTTTGCAAGACATGTGGCCACCAAAGTTTTGAGTCCTAAGCCTCCAAAGCAAATTATATTTGGTCATATGACTG GTTGGTAG
- the LOC110629070 gene encoding thioredoxin-like protein AAED1, chloroplastic, which produces MVMSMVPTKSLQSHPPLSFFSIKSPNFPSPFPTCYSLTTSPSFFTLTTSSTITPSRLIMRASSSSDVGANVGEILGDVSIFTAAGEPVVFKDLWDQKEGMAVVALLRHFGCLCCWELASALKESKSKFDSAGVKLIAIGVGEPKKARILADRLPFPMDCLYADPDRKAYDVLGLYYGFGRTFFNPASAKVFSRFDALRKAVKNYTIAATPDNRSSVLQQGGMFVFKGKELLYARKDEGTGDHAPLDDVFDVCCRQVTVA; this is translated from the exons ATGGTCATGTCCATGGTTCCCACAAAATCCCTACAATCTCATCCacctctctcttttttctctatAAAATCTCCCAATTTTCCTTCCCCATTCCCCACTTGTTACTCCCTTACTACATCACCTAGTTTTTTCACTCTCACTACCAGTTCTACTATCACTCCCTCGCGTCTCATTATGAgagcctcctcctcctccgacgTCGGTGCGAATGTTGGTGAAATCCTCGGCGATGTTTCAATTTTCACAGCCGCTGGTGAGCCCGTCGTGTTTAAGGATCTCTGGGACCAAAAAGAG GGAATGGCTGTGGTTGCACTTCTGAGGCATTTTGGATGCCTTTGCTG TTGGGAACTTGCTTCAGCATTAAAAGAATCCAAATCAAAATTTGACTCAGCTGGCGTCAAACTAATTGCAATTGGCGTTGGTGAGCCTAAGAAAGCTCGCATCCTCGCAGACCGG CTGCCATTCCCGATGGATTGTCTTTATGCTGATCCCGACCGCAAG GCCTATGATGTCTTGGGATTGTACTATGGCTTTGGACGCACATTCTTCAATCCTGCTAGT GCAAAGGTGTTCTCGAGGTTTGATGCTCTGCGAAAAGCTGTCAAAAACTACACTATTGCTGCCACACCAGATAATAGAAGTAGTGTTCTGCAACAG GGAGGGATGTTTGTATTCAAAGGGAAGGAGTTATTGTATGCCAGAAAAGATGAAGGGACTGGCGACCATGCTCCCTTGGATGATGTCTTTGACGTCTGCTGTAGGCAGGTTACAGTTGCATGA
- the LOC110629278 gene encoding growth-regulating factor 1-like — MDFGLSSLDGFLGSGSNIAASRASSMAANNHKLFNFPSSPAPQASFPSKVYGFQPSPSAYDQASSGAGGPFTASQWMELEYQVLIFKYLSASVPVPPELLTPLIKKPLCLYSCGSSGGFYRPDLLGRIGYRGSPVDSEPGRCRRTDGKKWRCSRDVVGDQKYCERHMNRGRYRNRKPVDGQTSVPATAQQTANSNGLPVVGSTSSAPVITSSEPVNVTTQQQTKDSEVAAAVNVKSDEEAAFTVPKPIDSFISSSKKRKYVNSEDCDEPFPSFNKQDTEEQYPLRQFIEDSPEDQCNRSAISWAEELKSDWNQLSLSAPVQEKIALSMNMGVIGDFSEPNQKKSKWVSISPAGTSISDPLGEILITKNTGNAGGSCQSSSTA; from the exons ATGGATTTTGGCTTGTCTAGCTTGGATGGTTTTTTGGGCTCTGGAAGCAACATAGCTGCGTCACGAGCCTCATCCATGGCGGCCAATAACCACAAGTTATTCAATTTCCCTTCGTCGCCTGCCCCACAAGCTTCATTTCCAAGCAAAGTTTATGGCTTTCAACCTTCGCCGTCTGCTTATGATCAAGCTTCCAGTGGTGCAGGAGGACCATTCACTGCATCTCAATGGATGGAATTAGAATACCAGGTCTTGATCTTCAAGTACCTCTCTGCTAGTGTTCCTGTGCCCCCCGAGCTGCTCACACCGCTTATTAAGAAGCCGTTGTGTCTGTATTCCTGTGGCTCCTCTGGTGGATTCTACCGTCCTGATTTAC TTGGTCGTATAGGTTACAGGGGCAGCCCCGTCGATTCTGAGCCTGGAAGGTGTCGTAGAACCGACGGGAAGAAATGGCGGTGCTCAAGGGATGTTGTTGGTGACCAGAAGTACTGTGAAAGGCACATGAATAGGGGCAGATATCGCAATAGAAAGCCCGTGGATGGCCAAACGTCTGTGCCTGCCACCGCCCAGCAGACCGCCAATTCAAATGGGTTGCCGGTGGTTGGTTCCACCTCATCAGCACCGGTAATCACCTCCAGCGAGCCTGTGAACGTGACCACACAGCAACAGACGAAGGATTCAGAAGTTGCTGCTGCGGTCAATGTGAAATCTGATGAGGAGGCTGCTTTCACCGTACCGAAACCAATTGATTCTTTTATCAGTTCTTCAAAGAAGAGGAAGTATGTGAACTCTGAAGACTGTGATGAGCCTTTCCCAAGCTTCAATAAGCAGGATACCGAAGAACAGTATCCTCTTCGCCAATTCATTGAGGATTCACCCGAGGACCAGTGCAATCGCTCTGCCATTAGCTGGGCTGAAGAGCTGAAGTCTGATTGGAACCAGCTCTCATTGTCAGCCCCAGTGCAGGAGAAAATTGCACTCTCAATGAACATGGGGGTGATTGGCGACTTCAGTGAGCCAAATCAGAAGAAAAGCAAATGGGTATCCATTTCTCCTGCAGGAACTTCAATAAGTGATCCTTTGGGAGAGATATTAATCACCAAAAATACTGGTAATGCTGGTGGTAGTTGCCAGAGTTCATCAACAGCTTAA